From a single Sulfolobus sp. E5-1-F genomic region:
- the zfx1 gene encoding zinc-containing ferredoxin Zfx1, which yields MGIDPNYRTNFPVSGEHSGHKVYGTVEPPAKLGIHGTIVGVDFDLCIADGSCINACPVNVFQWYDTPGHPASEKKADPVNEQACIFCMACVNVCPVAAIDVKPP from the coding sequence ATGGGTATAGATCCCAACTACAGGACGAATTTCCCAGTTTCGGGAGAGCATTCTGGGCATAAAGTATACGGTACAGTGGAACCACCAGCAAAGCTAGGTATCCATGGTACCATTGTTGGAGTAGATTTTGATCTATGTATTGCAGATGGTTCTTGTATAAACGCGTGTCCGGTCAATGTCTTTCAATGGTATGATACACCCGGTCATCCTGCATCAGAAAAGAAGGCAGATCCAGTAAATGAACAAGCATGCATATTCTGTATGGCATGTGTTAACGTTTGTCCAGTGGCAGCAATAGATGTAAAACCGCCATAA
- a CDS encoding MarR family transcriptional regulator: MNLREKILAYLYQNRECTLEEIAEGLKEDKYEVDATLKYLERDGLVIKKTKGIIFKKTVYDLTASGFEEAKKIYESLQEKSRQLQELIVSGKVDPSQLPLEYVDILPLLVTLSLLDMMLLEDLTLFDAFGY, from the coding sequence ATGAATCTTAGAGAGAAAATTCTTGCTTACTTATATCAGAATAGGGAGTGCACATTAGAAGAGATAGCTGAGGGATTGAAGGAGGATAAATATGAAGTTGATGCGACATTGAAGTATTTAGAACGAGATGGATTAGTTATAAAGAAAACTAAAGGTATTATATTTAAAAAGACTGTCTACGATCTTACTGCATCAGGTTTTGAGGAAGCTAAGAAGATTTATGAATCTCTACAAGAAAAATCTAGACAATTACAAGAATTAATTGTTAGTGGTAAAGTGGATCCTTCCCAGTTACCTCTAGAATACGTTGATATTCTTCCATTATTAGTCACTTTGTCACTTTTAGATATGATGCTATTAGAGGATCTTACGCTGTTTGACGCATTTGGATATTAA
- a CDS encoding DUF929 domain-containing protein yields the protein MMAKRKKSQQNENKLLYIPFVVLVVVIVILVAIPYFSHSSSSSPITANANTPLFNLYKVSNTNYASNNSVEIYFVSWYGCPNGATTSWPLYLALSKYGNVSVVPHYSVYESNFGGEIPGLLFLNYTPFSNSRVYFHPIYIYGQYLNETINGTPINGDDVTFGLAELKSELPSWAYNLVVYYEVNQTYTQLNNIAPAYFGNYPHIITILIITGPGGTWINLGYPNQISPSTLATLNSTVLYNIILHKTTPSGQYLQAYNQILNASKVIANAINEALA from the coding sequence ATGATGGCTAAAAGGAAAAAATCGCAACAAAATGAAAATAAGTTACTTTACATACCTTTTGTTGTACTAGTCGTGGTAATTGTAATCTTAGTTGCGATTCCATACTTTAGTCATTCCTCTTCATCTTCACCGATCACGGCCAACGCTAATACTCCCCTCTTTAATCTTTACAAAGTAAGTAATACCAATTATGCGTCTAATAATTCTGTCGAAATCTACTTCGTATCTTGGTATGGTTGTCCAAACGGCGCCACAACATCATGGCCCTTATACTTAGCACTTTCAAAATATGGAAATGTAAGCGTGGTGCCACATTATTCAGTATATGAGAGTAATTTTGGAGGGGAAATACCAGGATTGCTGTTCCTAAACTATACGCCATTTTCGAACTCTCGAGTGTATTTTCACCCGATATACATTTACGGCCAATATTTGAATGAGACAATCAATGGAACGCCAATAAATGGTGATGATGTGACCTTTGGATTAGCAGAACTAAAGAGTGAGTTACCCAGTTGGGCGTATAATCTGGTAGTATATTATGAGGTAAACCAAACATATACACAACTTAATAATATTGCCCCAGCATATTTTGGTAATTATCCGCACATAATTACAATATTAATTATAACTGGACCTGGCGGTACTTGGATTAATTTGGGATACCCCAATCAAATCTCTCCGTCTACATTAGCAACATTAAATTCTACAGTACTATATAATATAATATTACACAAAACTACGCCTTCTGGACAATACTTACAAGCCTACAACCAGATTCTCAATGCATCAAAAGTAATAGCGAATGCGATAAACGAGGCGTTGGCTTAA
- a CDS encoding VIT1/CCC1 transporter family protein — protein MVKLKNIILESYEEELFDYEVYRKLAEKERNTELKKTLSKLAEMEKKHSEFWREIAEKRGLEVREKLGILNKIKVNFYTLLRKILGLDITIKVLESSEEDDIEKYRKLSEMEIFSSDEKQRLRDIMVDEAVHEKVLGNVEAKSVGDFVYGISDGLVEVLAAVSGLSGAISSPLFVAVGGLIVGVSGTLSMAIGAYLSTKSEKDVKIQERKRLEFEKNVDQHSVQLRLVNFFTELGVNLNLAKKVSSSLVNVAEDILYPEVKEDPVKSALITGLSYITGAIIPILPYLVGLSGLTGVITSYVVAGISTFIVGSIIGILSGISPFKKGAQMASLALLAALGTHALGYLASRLLNVSI, from the coding sequence GTGGTAAAGTTGAAGAATATTATACTTGAGAGTTACGAAGAAGAGCTATTTGATTATGAGGTCTACAGAAAGTTAGCAGAAAAAGAGAGAAATACAGAATTAAAGAAGACACTATCTAAGTTAGCGGAAATGGAGAAGAAACATTCAGAATTTTGGAGGGAAATCGCTGAAAAAAGAGGACTTGAGGTTAGAGAGAAGTTAGGGATTTTGAATAAAATCAAGGTAAACTTTTACACGCTGTTACGAAAAATTTTGGGTCTGGATATTACGATTAAAGTCCTAGAAAGCAGTGAGGAAGATGATATAGAGAAGTATAGGAAATTGTCTGAAATGGAAATCTTCTCTTCTGATGAGAAACAAAGGTTAAGGGATATTATGGTGGATGAGGCTGTCCATGAAAAAGTTTTAGGGAATGTTGAAGCTAAAAGTGTAGGTGACTTTGTATATGGTATAAGTGACGGTCTAGTAGAGGTTCTAGCAGCGGTCTCAGGCTTATCTGGGGCTATATCTTCACCACTATTTGTTGCTGTCGGAGGGTTGATAGTTGGCGTATCTGGAACCCTTTCAATGGCAATAGGCGCATATCTATCTACTAAGTCAGAAAAAGACGTAAAGATCCAGGAGAGAAAGAGATTGGAGTTTGAGAAGAATGTTGATCAACACTCAGTTCAATTAAGATTAGTGAATTTCTTTACAGAACTTGGAGTAAACTTAAATCTAGCTAAGAAGGTTTCATCAAGTTTAGTAAACGTTGCTGAAGATATTCTATACCCTGAAGTTAAAGAAGATCCAGTTAAGAGTGCCTTAATTACGGGTTTATCATACATTACTGGAGCTATAATACCCATTTTGCCGTATTTAGTTGGCTTATCTGGACTTACTGGTGTGATCACGTCCTATGTAGTGGCAGGGATATCCACATTTATTGTTGGTTCTATCATAGGGATATTAAGCGGTATAAGTCCATTTAAGAAAGGTGCTCAAATGGCTTCTTTAGCACTATTAGCAGCTTTAGGTACTCATGCTTTAGGATATTTGGCGTCAAGACTTCTAAATGTCAGCATTTAA